A single Montipora foliosa isolate CH-2021 chromosome 7, ASM3666993v2, whole genome shotgun sequence DNA region contains:
- the LOC138010940 gene encoding lebercilin-like: MDHLLYEIALRSQHKARTLHFEARKLGDTLDGLKHENKELKRLQRSQTREIHERHDFVNMANLSLKGLRRDVRSSEESCVGAQTMHRRKNKKVIQLENESKRLTKLVELGSTLPTLEELERRIEKAHGKLERKNDSIAKLQLKLEDQDKAMNKEQQMEKRRLIKLQNEIEETDKECQELVTRIKAAERKIHETNIYSRKHRCPPRQTVPAITWYPPSDEQSPTNKVEKWLDKHAESNSFL; encoded by the exons ATGGATCACCTTTTGTATGAAATAGCTCTGCGTTCACAACACAAAGCAAGAACGTTGCATTTTGAAGCCAGGAAATTGGGCGACACCTTGGACGGTTTAAAACATGAGAACAAAGAATTGAAACGACTCCAGAGATCCCAAACAAGAGAGATTCACGAACGACATGATTTCGTGAATATGGCGAATCTGTCACTCAAAGGACTTCGCAGAGATGTGAGGTCTAGTGAGGAAAGCTGTGTTGGCGCCCAGACTATGCACAG GAGGAAAAACAAGAAAGTCATTCAACTGGAGAATGAGAGCAAGAGACTCACAAAATTAGTTGAGCTTGGATCAACGCTGCCAACCTTGGAGGAACTGGAAAGAAGAATTGAAAAAGCTCATGGAAAACTTGAAAGGAAAAATGATAGCATTGCA AAACTGCAGTTAAAACTTGAGGACCAAGACAAAGCAATGAACAAGGAGCAACAAATGGAGAAAAGGCGTTTGATAAAGTTGCAAAACGAGATAGAGGAAACCGATAAAGAATGCCAAGAATTAGTAACTAGAATAAAG GCGGCTGAAAGGAAAATTCACGAAACCAATATATATAGTCGTAAACACAGATGCCCTCCTCGGCAAACTGTTCCGGCCATAACCTGGTACCCACCTTCAGATGAACAGTCGCCGACGAATAAAGTTGAAAAGTGGCTTGATAAACATGCTGAATCAAATTCATTTTTATGA